From Mugil cephalus isolate CIBA_MC_2020 chromosome 4, CIBA_Mcephalus_1.1, whole genome shotgun sequence:
CTGTTAGGGACCAGAAGTCCTGAATGGATCACGTCAAGCGGCTCGTTATCTGTTGCTACGATCTCGAAGTCTCTGACCAACTGTAAGGAACAGATGATTTGATCAGACCGCAGCACGACTAAGTGTCGTCTCTGTTTGAGCTAACAGACAGTACATTGGTTTAATGTGGCGGACAAGGATCTTACCCAGCACATggccagctgcagctgcagctctgccagCCGCCGGCCGATGCACATCCTCTTTCCGATACCGAAGGGAACGTGGGCGAAAGGGTTGATGGTGCTGTTCTCCCGCAGCCAGCGCTCAGGTTTGAACTGCTTGCTGTCGTCAAAGTACTCCTCGTTGGAGCCCAATGCATGGCTGTTAATCATTAACACCGTCTGTAAGTGGAGAGAGATAATAATTAAACCATTAGTTTAATTATACTGTCGATTATAAAGATCCTGCTTCTAAATTACACATTGCTCCATTCAGACTTTGTACAGAACATGAGCGGCCTCATTTAACATGCTACGTTCAGACGCATGTCAAACGTAAATGAATACAAGAATGTAATCTGCTCATGTCAGTTGTATGGGAACTAAGAAATAAGCCACTTACTCCTTTGGGAATGGCATAATCTCCCAACACAGTGTCTTTGTCCAGGGTCCTGCTGTTGAATGGGACTGATGGCGATAAcctgtaagaaagagaaaaaaatacatgcttGGGAATGCGGCCTCATTGAAGCTACAGTGTagcataacacacacacatgtacatccATGTCTAAGCTGTTTAAAAGAAGCTAAACATGATCTGGTGCAAGATGCGGTGAGATATAATCTCCAGTCACAGGTCATGTACATTCCCTGGGTGATGTGGTTGTGGAGCTGGCCTTTCGTAGCATTTCTGGCAACTTGTGACCGCATGAAAAGATGGGAGAATGTGAGCCATACAGGGAACGTGACCGCATGTTTGATTTTAAGCTGGTCATGCCACTGTGGTGCATGAAGCTTGTTTTCGAGGCAGTCATGTGTGCGAGTTTTCCTTCTTAATCTCCATGGCAGTGGATGAGGTCATGACGCAGTCTACCTTGAAGCGGATGAGTGTTTAAATTCAGGTTTCACCGCAGATGTTGTGTCATCGTTATGTATAGTGTTCCTGTGTATTCTGAATCACACCTTTATGCGGTTTCCTGCTAAAGAACACTGTCGTTTCTCTGACTAATGTTTAATTTGAATGTCTTTTCGGGAAATGATTAACTATAGTGTCTGCAGGGTTTTCCTTTCAGGCAGTAAACTGGCTTTATCAATAAGGCAGGGCAGCTTGTGTGGCGCCTGTTAATAACTCGGgtccatttttttccagttgggACAGTCTTAGTGAAGTCTTAGTGTGAAGGCTGAAAACTAGACCCATCATGTCGCCGTTCTACTGTACCTCATAGACTCTTTGAGGCAGGCCTTGAGGTAGGGCATGCTCTTGATGTGCTCTCCACACGGGTCCTGGCCGGGAGGCACCACCTCTGTGATCTCCTGCAGCAACTTCCTCTGGGCTCCGGGGTTACGTGACAGGTTGAAAATAAACCACAGCATGCTGTTGGCGGTCTGAGAAACGTAAacacagcgagagagagagagagagagagagcgaaagaaggaaggaggcagagaggagatgTCACTTAGTGAGGCAGCTACTCTGAGTGCATTCCTCTGTGGGGTCCTGAAAGGAGCTGAGGAATGTTTGGAGTTCCTCAAAGGCTCCTCAGTTACATCAACACCAAATCCATTTTCCGCTTTTGAGCCACTGTAACTGCAGCACCTGTTTATTTTAGAGGTTGagtgccccccccccatttcCCACTTGAAGGAAAATAGGCGAAAGGTAAAACATTCAAAAGGTGATCACAGCTACTGTATGTGGTGGTGTGCTGCAGCTACAAGatgattacatttttctttaagaaaataACGTGtagataaaacaaaaagctgccATAAGAAGATTTAAAGATCGGAAACAGCTTTCCTGGATTGAGGATCTTAATCCAACTCATGCACTGCATCTGTATGCAGCTAGAGCCAGCAGCCTTTAGTTTAGCTTATGGCTGGCTTAGGTTTATGCTAAATTAAAGCCGAGCAGGTATCAATATTGTAACCTAAGTCTCCTGTGAATGAAATGTCGTGTAAGTTTTACTCACTGTCTCAACTCCTCCGATCTGCAGTTCAGTGATGGCTGCGTACAGCTCCTTTTTCGAAAGGCAGCTGTGGTGTAAGATGTCGCCGATCAAGTCGTCGGGAGCTCTGTCGGCGTTCCTCTTCAGCTTCTTGTCGATGTAGACTTTGGCTGTGGAAAGACGAAGACGTTAAGATATGCACTGATTTACACAGGGCTTTTTAACTGTGTAAAgctattaaatgtttttaatattcattatactagaaaagtttaatttttattttttttagaagtttAATAAGTTCTATGCCACTTTTTTTACCTTCTTTAATGTGATTAGCAACTAACAGTTCCTCATAGTCACAGCAGGTAGTGTAGAAAGTTTTCTTAAAAGCTTAAATTGTATTAATTGTCAGATGCATTTGCACTGAGGGTGTTACTATTTAAATTGTCACTTCTCAGGGGTTGGTTGTCAGACTACTTGTAAAGCTAGAAATAAGTGGATTAAATGATTAGTTGACTTACATAATGCGTTTACACCAGCTTACCGAggtaaaatgacaaatattttaCTAGTTTGAGAATTTTCTACTTTTCCCAGCTTTTCATCGTTgtaaagaaaacaactcgaGATCTGTTCGTCATACAGAACATGATATTTTGAGCCTTCGTCCTGGGCTTTGGAATTTTTTTCTCGACTTATTGTACCACTTTCTCGTAATATGAATGTGATCTAATGTGGAAGCAGCTGTGTGACCCAAATATGTTGCAGTTGTCAGTGAGGTAGAGTGCAGTGATctgaaatgtttgcagtttttttaGAGAGACCTACCACATGTTTAATGTCTAAAGTGTAATTTCcacttttaaatgtcttttaaggTCTGACTCGTTGTAGTTACATTACATGATATGATATATATCATATCATGTATGATCAGACACTGCTTCTCTATTTATCCATGCCTGTTAGATGAGGACCTGAATCACATGACCACCAGAAAACACACTACACGCTCATTTGTCTTGGGAAAATTGCCTCTGGATTTTGTTGAAGCGTGGGTTCATGTACGCCTCTGAGAGGTTGCAAGCAGCATCTTTGTTCCCCcatccctccacctcctgctaCTGCAAATATTTGGCATATTTCTCCCTCTTGGGTCATGCGGTTTACCACAACTCTGGCTACCATTTACACAGAGTGCCAAGTACACAAACCACTGAGGCACCCAGTTCAGGtctcaccccccccaccccccacccccgtgCTCTTCCATCATCTGACGGGAACTGTACTCAAACTAGTCTGCACGTCATAGGGGGAGCAAAGGTCAACTATACCCAAGCTTTGAGAGTAGTAAGTGCACGGAGAAGGGTTGTAAGTTCGAAAGTGTGGCATAAACCTGGGTTTCGTACCTGTGCTGAAAATGCGGTCCCAAGCTGCGGTGTGGTCCTGCCATGTTTTGGTGTTGAGGCTCttgtggagctccacaggtgTGACCATCATCATACCAAACGTGCTCATCATCTGCAGAAAGGACAACAGAATAACGGAAATGATTAGGCGCTAGATGTAATCACCTCCTGAAAGCCCCTGATTGACTCATTTAAAGGTCTTCTGTCTTCTAGTTATTCTTGCACTCGCTGCCCTGGGAGACCTCTGTGAGCCTCCACTTATCTTACTCTTGACTTGACGATATTGGTTTGCCCCAGTAAATCCCACTTAGTGTCGGTCAGGCACTGAACTGCTGCAGTTCAGCTGACCGAGAACATGAGCTGAACCTGATGAACTGTGATGTTCCTACGGATGACCACAAGTGTCCTGGCTCGCGGTTCATGCTGCTCTTGTGAGAGGAAGAGTTGCAAGCGGACTCACTGTTTTCACAGCCGTGATGAAGTTCATGGCTTCTTCGTTGACTTTCTCCTGCAGCAGGCCGAAACGCTTGTCATAGAGGACGAGGCAAATGGCTGAGTGACACAAAGAAAGAGCAAAGATTGAGACTCAGTACAGAGTACTCCCATATTTACCTATTTACACTGTCTATATTGTAACGAAATGagactaaaataaaagcatcagtACAGAAGATTAAAGCTGGATGCAATCCTCAACAAATCCCTAAGTTGACAGACATctacaaaaactattttatgaGGCAATCATTTAAGTCATTTTCTTGCAAAATTCTTGTTTGTGAGGATTTCCTCCTgcccttattattattttttaataataaataaataaattcatcatCTGTTATTTATGGACTATTGATCAGTCAAACTAATACATGTAAACTTAAACAGGTGataatatataaagtataacATATAAAAAGTGAATACAAAACTTACTCTCAAACGACCATTTATTTAGTTCGAAGTACAAGTCTTCAATCTTCCCACTGACGTTCATTTTTCCAATTCTGCCCACGAAGTCCACCAACACCTGTTTTCAGGTAGAAAGTAGAAAGTCTCAGTCTCCGATCACCGGTAACTCCAACAGTGTAGCTCAGTTTAAGTTAAAGTCTAAAGACGTTTAAAACGCCTTTTAAACGCCGTTTGCATTGCCATTACCATCACAGACTTAATTTATGTTTCCGGTCGGGATCGTACCTCGTTTATTTTGCCATCAAGTTTCACCACTTCTGTCGGTTTCATGAGCTTCTGTTGAAACGCGCTCCTCACTCTCTGCCAGTCTTTTCCTTCCCTGCAAACGGACAGTTTGGATTTCCTCCTTCAGTGCGTTTGTATTATAAAACATTCGCGCCTCTGCTtgcgagtaaaaaaaaaaaaaaaaatttcgtCCTGGGGAGTTATAACCGAGGAGTCGAAAGCTGACTTACAGTATCAGGAGTCCGTACGCCTCGTCTCTCATGTCCCTGTATGCTGTCCAGGGTTTGATCTCCAGCCTCTGAGGATAACTTCCCTCCGTTCTGTAGAGCGCCTCCAACAAGCAAGGTGCGCCGATGTGCACAGACTCAAAGGAGCCCAGCTTCAAACGGAAAATCTTTCCGAATTTCTTGTGATAGTCAACCTGAAAAGAAGTTCCGATTAATTTTAAGAGAAaactaatttcatttaaaacgtactgttttcttttttcgttaCTTTTACTAAACTACAAGACGTAATCAAAACAATTTGAGGACACGTTTATAAAAGTACTGTACCAGTGCCTCGTGTTGTCTTGTCAGTCCTCCTTTACGCAGGAGTTCAACCAGACTGCCGACCAGAGGCCAATTGGTGGGTCCCGGGATCGCGTCCAAGCTGTGCGCTCTGGAGGCAGCGTGAGGGCAAGGCGCAGCCTCCACAGCATCCTTCTCCTCCAGGACGCACACTGAGGATGTTGGCTTGAAGTGCTGCAGCCCCACAGACTTCTTCTTCAGCAGCTCAACGATCTGAGGAACTTTTTGGATTTGCGCCCTCATTCtcggttttttgtttttaagaatcTAATCTTCAGTAGTAGCTCGTCTTAATTCGGTTATCTTCGGGGATTCTCGTTTCTTGGAAGTGTGACACCTTACAGCAATATATATACC
This genomic window contains:
- the LOC125006146 gene encoding 1,25-dihydroxyvitamin D(3) 24-hydroxylase, mitochondrial, coding for MRAQIQKVPQIVELLKKKSVGLQHFKPTSSVCVLEEKDAVEAAPCPHAASRAHSLDAIPGPTNWPLVGSLVELLRKGGLTRQHEALVDYHKKFGKIFRLKLGSFESVHIGAPCLLEALYRTEGSYPQRLEIKPWTAYRDMRDEAYGLLILEGKDWQRVRSAFQQKLMKPTEVVKLDGKINEVLVDFVGRIGKMNVSGKIEDLYFELNKWSFETICLVLYDKRFGLLQEKVNEEAMNFITAVKTMMSTFGMMMVTPVELHKSLNTKTWQDHTAAWDRIFSTAKVYIDKKLKRNADRAPDDLIGDILHHSCLSKKELYAAITELQIGGVETTANSMLWFIFNLSRNPGAQRKLLQEITEVVPPGQDPCGEHIKSMPYLKACLKESMRLSPSVPFNSRTLDKDTVLGDYAIPKGTVLMINSHALGSNEEYFDDSKQFKPERWLRENSTINPFAHVPFGIGKRMCIGRRLAELQLQLAMCWLVRDFEIVATDNEPLDVIHSGLLVPNRELPVAFIRR